From a single Oxalobacter vibrioformis genomic region:
- a CDS encoding THUMP domain-containing class I SAM-dependent RNA methyltransferase, whose amino-acid sequence MSYSYFCTCPRGLEAPLAEELAEIAEKSTSLNIHAQAQGGVHCSGTLEDGWLINLHSRIASRVLLRIAQGAYRNEDDIYNLALAQQWENWFDVDCTIRIDVTAVKSPLKSISFTTLKIKDAVVDHFRNRFGKRPSIDTKTPDVHIVAFLNPSHVTLYLDTSGESLFKRGWRTKKGDAPLRENLAAGLLRAAGWKPGMVLFDPMCGSGTILAEAAQILAGIPPGINRRFAFEKFTGFDAKKWETMKQAVKPRPLPAEPTLFGSDISGDMIAMARHNMATANVPVDIPLKQIEAQEVQPPSDTPGIILTNPPYGERIGVRGDRTKEADDMATLFYSALGSTLKQRFPGWKVFLFTADLDVPKMLRLKESRKTPFFNGAIECRLFRFDMISGSNRRKSSQPDSPQETASPE is encoded by the coding sequence ATGTCTTATTCTTATTTTTGCACCTGCCCTCGTGGGCTTGAAGCGCCTCTGGCAGAAGAGCTTGCTGAAATCGCTGAAAAAAGCACGTCTCTTAACATTCATGCCCAGGCCCAGGGCGGCGTTCATTGCTCAGGCACGCTGGAAGATGGCTGGCTCATCAACCTGCATTCCCGGATTGCCTCACGCGTTTTGCTTCGCATCGCGCAAGGGGCCTATCGCAATGAGGATGACATCTACAATCTGGCACTCGCCCAGCAATGGGAAAACTGGTTTGACGTTGACTGCACGATCCGGATTGACGTAACGGCTGTCAAATCCCCGCTGAAAAGCATCAGTTTTACCACGCTCAAAATAAAGGATGCGGTCGTTGACCATTTCCGCAACCGTTTCGGGAAACGCCCGTCCATTGACACCAAAACGCCGGATGTCCATATTGTGGCATTTCTCAATCCCAGTCATGTCACGCTGTATCTCGATACCTCAGGGGAATCGCTTTTCAAACGCGGCTGGCGGACAAAGAAAGGCGACGCGCCGCTGCGGGAAAATCTGGCTGCAGGGCTTTTACGTGCTGCCGGCTGGAAACCGGGCATGGTGCTCTTTGACCCGATGTGTGGTTCCGGTACCATCCTGGCAGAAGCCGCACAGATACTTGCCGGCATCCCTCCCGGGATAAACCGGCGCTTTGCCTTTGAAAAGTTCACCGGTTTTGATGCCAAAAAATGGGAAACCATGAAACAGGCGGTAAAGCCACGCCCACTACCGGCAGAACCGACCCTATTCGGCAGTGATATTTCCGGTGACATGATTGCCATGGCCCGGCACAATATGGCAACAGCCAACGTGCCTGTTGATATCCCCTTAAAACAGATTGAGGCCCAGGAAGTCCAGCCGCCAAGCGATACCCCCGGCATTATCCTGACCAATCCTCCCTACGGAGAACGTATCGGCGTACGGGGAGACCGGACAAAAGAAGCTGATGACATGGCAACCCTTTTTTACAGTGCACTGGGATCAACTCTCAAACAGCGCTTTCCCGGCTGGAAGGTATTTCTTTTTACCGCCGATCTGGATGTGCCGAAAATGCTGCGCCTGAAAGAATCGAGAAAAACCCCGTTTTTCAATGGCGCCATTGAGTGCCGCCTGTTCCGTTTTGACATGATTTCCGGTTCAAACCGCCGCAAATCTTCTCAGCCGGACAGCCCGCAGGAAACCGCCTCACCGGAATAA
- a CDS encoding glutamate-5-semialdehyde dehydrogenase, with amino-acid sequence MNIKEYMSRIGQEARKASRVMAKANTAVKNQALAAIAAAIRRDAENLLQANEKDLAAARANGLEAALLDRLTLTPSGIATMAEGLEQIAALPDPVGEVTNLKYRPSGIQVGQMRVPLGVIGIIYEARPNVTVDAAGLCIKSGNATILRGGSEAIHCNQALAALVQEGLASAGLPETAVQVVKTTDRAAVGELITMPDYVDVIVPRGGKGLIERLMRDSRVPMIKHLDGICHVYIDDSADREKALAVSFNAKCQRYGTCNTMETLLVSRHVAPEILPALATLYEAEKVELRCDETAMKILAGYPWLNAATEEDWQTEYLAPVLAIRVVDGLDQAIDHINTWSSQHTDAIITENYSHAQRFLREVDSASVMVNASTRFADGFEYGLGAEIGISNDKLHARGPVGLDGLTSQKYVVLGHGEIRK; translated from the coding sequence ATGAATATCAAGGAATACATGAGCCGTATTGGCCAGGAAGCACGCAAGGCATCCCGTGTCATGGCAAAAGCCAATACCGCTGTCAAAAACCAGGCCCTTGCCGCCATAGCGGCTGCTATCCGCCGTGACGCGGAAAACCTGCTGCAAGCCAACGAAAAGGACCTTGCCGCCGCCCGTGCAAACGGGCTGGAAGCCGCCCTGCTGGACCGGTTGACGTTAACACCATCTGGCATTGCCACCATGGCAGAAGGGCTTGAGCAGATTGCGGCACTGCCTGATCCGGTGGGTGAAGTCACCAATCTCAAATACCGGCCAAGCGGTATCCAGGTCGGCCAGATGCGTGTGCCGCTTGGCGTCATCGGCATCATTTACGAGGCGCGTCCCAACGTGACTGTGGATGCGGCGGGGCTGTGCATCAAGAGCGGCAATGCCACCATCCTGCGCGGCGGCTCCGAAGCCATCCACTGCAACCAGGCTTTAGCCGCATTGGTACAGGAAGGACTTGCCAGTGCCGGATTGCCTGAAACCGCGGTACAGGTTGTAAAAACAACGGACCGTGCAGCCGTGGGTGAACTCATCACCATGCCCGACTACGTGGATGTCATTGTCCCGCGCGGCGGAAAAGGCCTGATTGAACGCCTGATGCGCGATTCCCGTGTCCCCATGATCAAGCATCTGGACGGCATCTGCCATGTTTACATTGATGACAGCGCCGACAGGGAAAAAGCACTCGCCGTTTCATTCAATGCAAAATGCCAGCGATACGGCACCTGCAATACCATGGAAACACTCCTTGTTTCACGCCATGTCGCCCCGGAAATCCTGCCGGCGCTGGCAACGCTGTACGAAGCGGAAAAAGTGGAATTGCGCTGCGATGAAACCGCCATGAAAATTCTGGCCGGCTATCCCTGGCTGAACGCCGCAACAGAAGAAGACTGGCAGACGGAATACCTGGCGCCTGTTCTTGCCATCCGGGTTGTCGACGGACTGGATCAGGCAATAGACCATATCAATACCTGGTCTTCACAGCATACGGATGCCATCATCACGGAGAACTACAGCCATGCCCAGCGCTTTTTGCGGGAAGTGGATTCCGCATCTGTCATGGTCAATGCCTCCACCCGTTTTGCGGATGGTTTTGAATACGGCCTGGGTGCCGAAATCGGTATATCCAATGACAAGCTGCACGCCCGCGGCCCGGTCGGTCTTGATGGGCTCACCTCACAGAAATATGTCGTTTTAGGCCACGGCGAAATCAGAAAGTAA
- a CDS encoding LPS-assembly lipoprotein LptE: MKRHSLSCSALIALIATLMLSACGFALRGTGGDFRLPFETLYINVPNTEYFGATLKRQIESTGTKVIKDRKLADASLEILERSRDRETLSLSTAGRVREYALFYTFRFQVKDKENHILLDPVEIRLRRTLTYSESQAYAKDKEEEMLYEDMENDVMLQLIRRLANIEVPDLTDDTEPDL; the protein is encoded by the coding sequence ATGAAACGCCATTCACTTTCTTGCTCGGCACTGATTGCATTGATCGCCACGCTTATGCTTTCTGCCTGCGGCTTTGCCCTGCGCGGAACGGGCGGCGATTTCAGGCTGCCATTTGAAACACTGTATATTAATGTGCCGAATACTGAATATTTCGGCGCCACACTAAAACGCCAGATCGAAAGCACCGGCACCAAAGTCATCAAGGACCGGAAACTGGCTGATGCCTCGCTGGAAATCCTGGAGCGAAGCAGAGATAGGGAAACCCTCTCCCTGAGTACGGCAGGCCGTGTGCGTGAGTATGCGCTTTTCTATACTTTCCGCTTTCAGGTAAAGGACAAGGAAAACCATATCCTGCTCGATCCGGTGGAAATCCGCCTGAGGCGTACCCTGACCTACAGCGAATCACAGGCTTATGCCAAGGATAAAGAAGAAGAAATGCTGTACGAAGATATGGAAAATGACGTGATGCTCCAGCTTATCCGGCGCCTGGCCAACATTGAGGTTCCCGACCTCACAGACGATACCGAGCCTGACCTGTAA
- the holA gene encoding DNA polymerase III subunit delta: MQLRPEALDAHLEKTLAPLYVIASDEHLLLLEAADKIRETARKQGCTEREILTVERGFKWGELQAANSAMSLFGDKKLIELRIPTGRPGKEGSQSLQQYAAELHPDNVTLITLPKLDWSTRKSAWVSALQKAAVHIDIPIVERAQLGGWIASRLKSQNQHADTASIDFLVNRVEGNLLAAHQEIRKLGLLYPEGKLDFEQIKEAVLNVARYDVFKLNEAMLTGNTSRFVRMMEGLKGEGEPLPLVLWTITEEIRTLLRLQTGIAQGQAAGSLMKSLRIWGPREKLITAALRRLNTDTLLQALQQAAQVDKIVKGLRVDTLLDDAWDVLLQLGLAVTRSGAKSA, from the coding sequence ATGCAATTACGCCCGGAAGCACTTGACGCCCACCTTGAAAAAACACTGGCCCCCCTTTATGTGATCGCCAGTGACGAGCACCTGTTGCTGCTGGAAGCCGCAGATAAAATCCGGGAAACCGCCAGAAAGCAGGGATGTACGGAACGGGAGATCCTTACGGTTGAGCGCGGTTTCAAATGGGGTGAACTTCAGGCGGCAAACAGTGCCATGTCGCTTTTTGGTGACAAAAAGCTGATTGAACTGCGCATTCCGACGGGCCGTCCGGGAAAAGAAGGCAGCCAGTCACTGCAGCAGTATGCGGCCGAACTGCACCCGGATAATGTCACCCTGATTACCCTGCCAAAACTGGACTGGTCCACCCGGAAATCCGCCTGGGTAAGCGCCTTGCAAAAAGCCGCTGTGCACATCGACATCCCCATAGTGGAGCGCGCCCAGCTGGGCGGCTGGATTGCTTCCCGCCTGAAATCACAAAACCAGCATGCCGATACAGCAAGCATTGATTTTCTGGTCAACCGGGTGGAGGGCAACCTGCTGGCCGCGCACCAGGAAATACGCAAGCTCGGGCTGTTGTACCCGGAAGGCAAACTGGATTTTGAGCAGATCAAGGAAGCCGTTCTCAATGTGGCACGTTATGACGTGTTCAAGCTCAATGAAGCCATGCTGACCGGCAACACCTCCCGCTTTGTCCGCATGATGGAAGGCCTCAAGGGAGAAGGCGAACCGCTTCCGCTGGTGCTGTGGACCATAACAGAAGAAATCCGCACCCTGTTAAGGCTCCAGACCGGTATTGCCCAGGGGCAGGCTGCCGGCAGCCTGATGAAAAGCCTGAGAATATGGGGCCCTCGCGAAAAACTGATTACCGCCGCCTTGCGCCGTCTGAATACCGACACGCTCTTACAGGCACTGCAACAGGCCGCCCAGGTAGACAAGATCGTCAAGGGACTGCGGGTAGACACCCTGTTGGATGATGCCTGGGATGTCCTGCTCCAGCTTGGCCTTGCTGTTACGCGAAGTGGCGCAAAATCCGCCTAA